A genomic region of Aspergillus oryzae RIB40 DNA, chromosome 1 contains the following coding sequences:
- a CDS encoding GPI anchored serine-threonine rich family protein (predicted protein) gives MRAFESVFAAIACLAHIGMTDALSFTQWPGVIHTGEDNTVKWIGDPDLPTTITLLRGAANDLGDVYVLTRDARGNEYTWKANDDLQDGSDYALQIQQNEEINYTGHIIVEHPNGQAPSSKGPRPDEDPNSPDFSTAPRNGTTGVAKGNNATITVTHVKHDDKPSTGNNHTSNKSAVSAKTQSDDASLRNWSPNLILAVVAVLYLNY, from the exons ATGCGTGCGTTCGAATCTGTCTTCGCAGCCATTGCCTGCTTGGCCCATATTGGCATGACAGATGCATTGTCCTTCACTCAGTGGCCAGGTGTCATCCATACTGGTGAAGACAATACCGTGAAGTGGATCGGTGACCCCGACCTC CCCACGACTATTACCCTTCTCAGGGGCGCGGCGAACGACCTTGGCGACGTGTATGTCCTTACGCGTGATGCCCGTGGGAATGAATACACCTGGAAGGCCAATGATGACCTGCAGGATGGCTCAGATTACGCTCTGCAAATTCAACAAAACGAAGAAATCAACTACACCGGACATATAATTGTCGAGCATCCCAACGGCCAagcaccatcttcaaaggGGCCGCGTCCCGATGAGGACCCTAACTCCCCAGATTTCAGTACAGCTCCGCGTAACGGGACAACGGGTGTCGCAAAGGGCAACAACGCGACTATTACAGTTACTCATGTCAAACATGATGATAAACCAAGTACGGGTAATAACCACACTTCCAATAAAAGTGCCGTGTCTGCTAAGACGCAGTCAGACGATGCGTCTCTTCGCAACTGGTCGCCTAACTTGATCCTGGCCGTCGTCGCTGTTCTGTACCTCAACTATTAG